A single Symbiobacterium thermophilum IAM 14863 DNA region contains:
- a CDS encoding murein hydrolase activator EnvC family protein — protein sequence MQRRIRWAWVALGALLLNMALPLRPQAAQANDIRAQLEQAQRDLEAVRRKQKEVQNELADLAFQAEEAEAQLRLVEAELVQANANLAIVAAEYEEVSAELELVQAEVALAQARYAEKRKILGDRIRAMRENGPVDKLSVLFGAATFREFISRAEILATIARKDRELVEQMKAEKLALEEKQRQVEGRKTRLAALKAEAEEYQATVVAKREEREQVSRSLEDRRQALAAQLDEMERYGQQLAEQVAALVRELNRQAGVFAPIPPVTPVIITDHFGMRWHPILGTQRMHYGTDFAANYGQTVRAIEAGVVLQTSYDDVYGNLVIIDHGGGITSWYAHNSRILVSPGQAVSQGEAIALAGSTGWSTGPHVHLEIHVDGVQKNPLDYINW from the coding sequence ATGCAGAGACGGATCCGCTGGGCCTGGGTCGCGCTGGGCGCGCTGCTCCTGAACATGGCCCTGCCGCTCAGGCCACAGGCCGCGCAGGCCAACGACATCCGGGCGCAGCTGGAACAAGCCCAACGCGACCTGGAGGCCGTGCGGCGGAAGCAGAAGGAAGTGCAGAACGAGCTGGCCGACCTGGCCTTCCAGGCCGAGGAGGCGGAGGCGCAGCTGCGGTTGGTCGAGGCGGAGCTGGTGCAGGCCAACGCCAACCTGGCGATCGTCGCCGCGGAGTACGAGGAGGTCTCGGCCGAACTGGAGTTGGTGCAGGCCGAGGTGGCGCTGGCGCAGGCCCGCTACGCGGAGAAGCGCAAGATCCTGGGCGACCGGATTCGGGCCATGCGGGAGAACGGCCCGGTGGACAAGCTGTCCGTGCTCTTCGGCGCGGCCACCTTCCGGGAGTTCATCAGCCGTGCGGAGATCCTCGCGACCATCGCCCGCAAGGACCGCGAGCTGGTGGAGCAGATGAAGGCCGAGAAGCTGGCGCTGGAAGAGAAGCAGCGGCAGGTGGAGGGGCGGAAGACCCGGCTCGCCGCCCTGAAGGCGGAGGCGGAGGAGTACCAGGCAACGGTGGTGGCGAAGCGGGAGGAGCGGGAGCAGGTGTCGCGGTCCCTGGAGGACCGGCGGCAGGCGCTTGCCGCCCAGCTGGATGAGATGGAGCGGTACGGACAGCAGCTGGCCGAGCAGGTGGCCGCCCTGGTGCGGGAGCTGAACAGGCAAGCCGGGGTCTTCGCACCGATCCCGCCGGTGACCCCGGTGATCATCACCGACCACTTCGGCATGCGCTGGCATCCGATCCTGGGCACCCAGCGCATGCACTACGGCACGGACTTCGCGGCCAACTACGGCCAGACCGTCCGCGCGATCGAGGCCGGCGTGGTACTGCAGACCAGCTACGACGACGTCTACGGCAACCTGGTCATCATCGACCACGGCGGTGGCATCACGTCGTGGTACGCGCACAACAGCCGGATTCTGGTCTCGCCCGGCCAGGCGGTGAGCCAGGGGGAAGCGATCGCCCTCGCGGGCTCGACGGGCTGGTCGACGGGGCCTCACGTGCACCTGGAGATTCACGTGGACGGGGTGCAGAAGAATCCGCTGGACTACATCAACTGGTGA